AGAATATAAAGCTATATGGCATGAAAAgttgatatttgaaataaaactatttcaatacacaacatgtatttaaggaatgatttttattgtttgttgtttactggtgtgtaaactgcattttttgtacagatattttaaatgacgcgcgtcagcgcgtcatgttgaaatatctgtacaaaaaaatgcagtttacacaccagtaaacaacaaacaataaaatttattccttatatttacatttcgattgaccatttcattcaagtcaaatttttaaataaaataaagctCTGTTTTTCCAATGTTATACGATAGTTGGAACAGCCGGTCGGTTGATGGAATCCCtgaacagctggcttcaatttggcggaaaatgttgtcaaatttacagagtacacaaaatatagttccacattgactttatcttttttcatcccatttacacaacatttgttaattttttatttgctgatatataatttaagatttacataacattcatattgaagatgtttcatacagaaacaataggcctaaccggatgcgcattcacactacttgcggaagtcagtgttccggtgtgtgtattcttgcgtggcaaccactgcgtttacgcaagtgtaaacgatttcgtAAAATTTTACCATCCCTGCTCTTACATTGCAGTTTTAGCCTTGATTTCTTGTACTTActgatgttgttgttttacagGTATATCCCGGATTGATGGTGACGTCAGGAACGATACACTGGTTTCTACGAGCACTCAACATTCCAGTCCATATCAGagatatatgtgtatttttagCTCCTATATTTAGGTTAGTGTTAATTTCATAAGTTTGTTCACAATCAACCACATACTTTGATACATCTTTCCTTTGACTTTGTAATGTTATATGTTTACTAATTTTAGTTGAAACTCTTTAGTTTTAATTGAGGTATATTACTGCTATGTTATGTGAATCATGGGATTGGCTATATTGATATTTGTTCCAATACCTATGGGATATGAAATGGTCGACTAATATTGCTCCtttgaaaacagattttatataaaattgtgcttaatatcttttttatttcagtgGTTTGACATCTTTAGCTGTTTACTTTTTTACCAAAGAAATCTGGAACACCGGCGCTGCCCTTTTTGCTGCCTGTTTCATAGCTAtaggtaaatatttcatttccacATCTATCGGGTATCAATGTGATTTGATTTTGTATCTATAAATGAAATTCATGCCTATAGAAATGACATGTGTTTTAAGAttcttacttttttattttagtaCCTGGATATATAAGCAGATCAGTGGCAGGAAGCTATGACAATGAGGGTATTGCCATTTTTGCATTAATGTTCACATATTATCTATGGGTAAGTAAAATACTGGTACATGCTTTTGCTTCAATAAAACCTATATTTTTCCCCTGAGATTTTCACTTATAGTTGAACTAAACTAAATGGGATAATTTTAAAGGTATTAAATGCATGTATGGTTGCTATTGTATTGTTCAATACAAAATTGTAACCCATGATTTCAATAACAGTTCTTCATTTTATAGTCTGCTGCTTAATACTGGTTACCTCCCTTGACTCATACACTAGCTCTTGACACCTGTTcttcaatatttgaaaaaaaggaaaaactcAGAATGATTGCAAAGCTTGATAAGTCTTGTTCAAAGTAAAAGAATTTACTGTGATAATATGACTTCAGTATTAAAGCAGTTTGAGACAacttatttgaaattttttgtttgatatttccATAGTGACCTTTATCAAATCACTTAAGTTATCATTGTAAAAGTGtgtaatttttttctgaatttgttTTGTAGATAAAGTCTGTAAAGACTGGTTCAGTGATGTGGTCTATACTGACCGCCCTCTCCTACTTCTATATGGTGAGTATCTGAAGCTGTAGTCAAGTGTTAATCTGAAGCTGTAGTTTGATTAGAATTTTGTTATTATAACTTTTAGGAAATATTTAGCGGAGTGCTTCCAGTCTAAAAGTGCTAAAATAGATATGTTTAATAGTGATTTCCAGCTTGTTTGACTTATTTCTAATAGAACACAATAAACATCTGATTTGAGCTGAATCAATTAAACGATGTGAATTTACAGATATACACTTTCAGACCTGGCATctatttaaaatttctttagaTAACCAGTCAATCTTGAAACAAATTTAGGATGAGGGAATGAAAAAACACCATTAAACAACTGACCATATTCTGcgttattattgatatttactgATTTGTTTGCGTTGTAGGTATCTGCTTGGGGAGGCTATGTGTTCATCATCAATCTTATTCCTCTCCACGTTTTTGTGCTCTTACTGATGGGTCGCTTCTCACGCCGTATTTTCATAGGTTAGTATTCAAAGGTCTCTTTCATATAAACCTTATTCACTAAACAGGCATGTagaattttatgttaatatCTTATGTAACAGGTATTAtttcatctttgcatattacagagttctTTTTCCCTCGCAGGAAggtatcattattttgtgagcaaaattcaaatcattttctctgaaaaatgtgatgttacactcgcaaacacgTCACAATTGTTACTTTCCCACTAGGGTAGATAACTCATTAATAGACAGAATAATTATACAACATCAAAGTTGGATATCAAAACAGATAGTGATATTGCATGGAAATGAAtgtggctgttaataggatgttaggcgttaataagaaatgaaattgttttcaatattgCTGAGATACGAGTATTTTTAGTGGCGAATActtttcatgaaaattaaaagtgttGATAGCTTATCATGCCAAGATAGTTGATTCAGATTGATACACATAAAgatgattaaaataaaaaatttaatctCTTTCTTTTCAGCATATACAACATTTTACATTGTGGGACTGCTACTGTCTATGCAGATTCCCTTTGTCGgatttcagccaatcaaaacTAGCGAACACATGGCATCAGCTGGTATGTATATTGTGTAACTTTGTGTAACTGTTATTTCATTGATCCTTAATTATGTGTAATAAGCACCTAACAGCAATTTTCTGGCCTACTTTATCAGGGGATGTAGGTTATACAGTTACTTACACAAATGATGCTAATCTAACTGGAGTACATTCACATTTTTCTGCCAAAAATTTACTGCTCTGTCAGCTCAGCTGTTAAATTCAACGTCTTTGAAAGGTACTGCTATGTCAACTGTAAAATTCAATGTCTTTGAAAGGTACTGCTATGTCAGCTATGAAATTCAATGTCTTTGAAAGGTACTGCTATGTCAACTGTGAAAATCAATGTCTTTGAAAGGTACTGCTATGTCAACTGTGAAAATCAATGTCTTTGAAAGGTACTGCTATGTCAGCTATGAAATTCAATGTCTTTGAAAGGTACTGCTATGTCAGCTATGAAATGCAATGCCTTTGAAAGGTACTACTATGTCAGCTGTTAAATTCAATGTCTTTGAAAGGTACTGCTATGTCAGCTATGAAATTCAATGTCATTGAAAGGTACTGCTATGTCAGCTATGAAATTCAATGTCTTTGAAAGGTACTGCTATGTCAGCTATGAAATTCAATGTCTTTGAAAGGTACTGCTATGTCAACTATGAAATTCAATGTCTTTGAAAGGTACTACTATGTCAGCTATGAAATTCAATGTCTTTGAAAGGTACTACTATGTCAGCTGTTAAATTCAATGTCTTTGAAAGGTACTGCTATGTCAGCTGTGAAATTCAATGTCTTTGAAAGGAACTTGCAAACTTTTCATTTCAGAGAATAAAGAAagataaaagatattttatacACAATTAAGAAGATGTTGACTATGATTCTTATTATTTCCCCCAGGTGTTTTTGCCTTGCTGTACGCCTATGCTATCCTGAAGTATGTACAGTCATTTCTCACTAAAGCAGAGTTTAAGCTTTTCTTCTTCCTCTCTGCAACGGCAGCAGCTGGCATCATCTTCTTGGCTGTTGTTGGTCTCACTTGGGCAGGTAAGTTGAGGGAAAAATTGGAAACGTATGTGATAATGACTTATTGTCAAAGCTCAAGGCtactatacatacatttatttaaagggAGAAGACCTATACAGGCAATTCCTGCTGTCTAATCCCTTTgacatttttcaataaaaatttatgaaattgaaattactaTACACTTTAAATTGCTCGTGATGGGAAGAAATGTTTCTAATGTTATTGaaaaagatttattttcattttcaatttgataCATTGTAAAAGAAGATGCATACATATTAACTTGATTTTTggaaacatgaaaaataactgTTGTTAATTGTTTGTAGGTTACATTCACCCTTGGAGTGGACGGTTCTATTCCCTGTGGGATACTGGTTATGCCAAAATCCACATCCCTATCATTGCCTCTGTATCTGAGCATCAGCCCACGACATGGGTGTCGTTCTTCTTCGACCTCCACATTTTAGCCTGTGCCTTCCCTGTGGGCGTATGGTACTGCGTCAAGGACGTCAATGATGAGAGAGTGTTTGGTATGTACTTCATCTCCTCTTGTTTGTAcataatgtttgtaatgataacACTATCCAATCAAATGGAATTACACGGAGTCATTGAATTTTGTAAGAGTTAATCAAGTATTTACTTCATTATGGGTATTTAgtgtttatatttatcattaactGCACTTATCTGCTTGTCAGAATTGTACTCATCACCTgtatttatacactgtatatttcAGTGGTGCTCTATGCCATCTTTGCCAGCTACTTTGCCGGTGTAATGGTGCGTCTTATGCTCACACTCACCCCCATTGTGTGTGTTCTCGCTGCCATTGCCTTCTCCAAAACGTTTGAAATTTACCTGAAGGATGATGTGCCTAAAACTAGCGTCAAAGAGACGGAGAAGAAAACGATAGATAATAAGaatgatacattgtatgataagGTAAACTTTAAAATTTCTCCTGTATCCATGCTAACCATGTTAACCTCTTTTTGGAACTGATCTTGAAACGTGATATGCTTCAACAACATTTCATTCTTGTCGTATCTTGTTTCATAATGTGATAATATGCTATGATCAATTCCAATTTTGTAacttaaatgatatataaattgtCATCACTTTAATAGCATATACAGTATCTAATGAATTTTATAACTGAGATTGTTTAGAAAGAACAAGAATTTATTTGACTGTTTTACTACTTGTTGTAATAATACCTATGCATTCTATGGTATAAATTTCTTTCAACGTGAAATGAAGTAGGCATTATTAGAAAAGaacaacatgaaatatttgtgttttgtaggtGGGTAAAACTAAAAAGGTGAAGGAAGAGAAGCCGAAGGACCAAGATGGACTTGGAATGAATGTGAAGACAATCATAGTCATTGCCTTACTCATGTTGCTGATGCTGTTTGCTGTGCACTGTACATGGGTCACCAGCAGTGCTTATTCCAGTCCCAGTATCGTCTTGGCCTCCTACAATCATGATGGGTAGGTTAGATGAAAAAACACTTCAAGTACTgataaaacttttaaattttactaCAGATCAATGTTTGCTGAACTGAAGTTAACAAGTATGATGCTGTTTGAATGTTTTTAGGAGCCGGACGATATTGGATGACTTCCGTGAGGCATATTACTGGTTACGTCAGAATACTCATGAAAAGGCGAGGATCATGTCGTGGTGGGATTATGGATATCAGATAGCAGGCATGGGCAATCGAACTACACTTGTGGATAACAACACTTGGAACAATAGCCATATAGCTCTGGTAATTACTAACTCAATGTTTTACACTCTCCATGTAATCGAGCCATGTAGAGTTCTTTGGAATAACCAAGAGTTACTCAAGTCTTGCTTTTTCCAATATTTATTCAGCATTAACAGATAGGTTGTCATTTGTCTGACGAATTCAACCCTTTTGATTCTTAATAAAAACTCTTACCACTCTGCTTGAAATTCCCCTTgcgtatatattttttttttattccattgaGTTTGTTCTTTGAAGTACAATATATTAAACCTGGGTGGTCAGCATGGGTTTGATAGTGCAAAGATCagtttgattttttatatgagattgataaaatatttacaatagtaaCAATAAAGACAAAGTTTCATTCAACatagatttatttttcaatcatACCAGTTTctcaaaatgtaaaatgaaaattgatgcCACCACAATTTATGATACTTTAGAATGATGACATTACACTTTTGTGCTATCAGAGGCTGACTCTATGGATCATATGAAAACATAGCTGTGAACATTCTGATATTGGCTGTTTTAGGTAGGGAAAGCTATGTCCTCCACTGAACCTGAGGCTTACAAGATCATGAGAGCATTAGATGTGGATTATGTGCTTGTTATCTTCGGCGGAGTGATTGGGTACTCCGGTGACGACATCAACAAGTTTCTGTGGATGGTGAGGATTGCTGAAGGGGAGCACCCTAAAGACATCAAGGTAGGAATTCTTCAGGCAAAAAAAGCAATGGTAGAATAAAGGTTTGGTGTTATGTACACTTTACTATAGATAAGTAACTAGTAAAGTTGATCATATTAAAAATGTGCTCCCTACTTATCAGTGACAAAAAACTGGTTTCATATTTGTCTGAAACTTATTATGTTTTTTACAATAAAGAGAAGGAAATTTTGATGTCTGGTGAAAATGACATTGTTTGACAGTTTGAACATTTTCCAAAACTGTTGTGATTTGAATTTGCTTCTAAGAACTTGGATGCtgtcaaattttgaaaaagatgTTAATCAATTTTTTCTTCATACAGGAGTCTGACTACTTCACCCCACAAGGAGAGTTCCGTGTGGATTCAGCAGGATCTAAAGTCTTACTCAATTGTCTCATGTACAAGTTGTCTTACTACCGATTTGGAGAACTCCAGGTAAATAccacatgtatatttatataaaaggaAATACTGGGACTTGTCATACACTGCATATAGATCCAATGTTATACAAGGAAGGACTTGGACCATTGTTATTGCCTATAAGAGTAACTATATATAATACCTAGTTCCCCTACAGATATTGTCCCAAGTACTTCCTGAATAATGTATCTGAGtacactactacagatgtatgTAGAGGCTTTCAGTTATAAGGTAATTGAGTACTGTATTGTTATTTCCTATTGTATAGCCTTGAATACATGTCTGAGGAAATGGATAAAGTGTGCTTTTCAGATTCATGGTTGTTGAATTAATTCAGAATAATATGAGAGTGCTGGAGGTCCGAGTCCATTAACATTCAGTTGGTAGCAGAGGTTAATTTGAGTAAATTAGTATCTATACAAGAAATGTGTTTATAATTTGATTGGATGTGGGGAAACTCTCAAACTAATCAACCATGGATAACTGTGAACCATAACCACCTCCTTTGAAGTCAATTTCACAGAAAACATCCACTTACATCTCGTACATAGACAAACTATCCTGAATCAACCaaagatatacaatgtattaaggATGTTAAAGCAACAATAAACCTCATTGATgatgtttttaattgtttttgtagCTTGACTTCCGCAGTCCTGCCGGCTATGACAGGACTAGAGGAGTGGAGATTGGAAATAAGAACTTTGATCTGACGCACATGGAAGAGGCCTACACGACTGAGCATTGGCTCGTCAGGATCTACAAGGTCAAGGATCTGGAGAACCGTCAACGTGTGCTCAA
This genomic window from Argopecten irradians isolate NY chromosome 4, Ai_NY, whole genome shotgun sequence contains:
- the LOC138320628 gene encoding dolichyl-diphosphooligosaccharide--protein glycosyltransferase subunit STT3B-like yields the protein MADTGVKPDIRSIMWNPGGWQSLLTIVILSLAWLVGFSSRLFAVIRFESIIHEFDPWFNYRSTHHMVENGFYNFLNWFDDRAWYPLGRIVGGTVYPGLMVTSGTIHWFLRALNIPVHIRDICVFLAPIFSGLTSLAVYFFTKEIWNTGAALFAACFIAIVPGYISRSVAGSYDNEGIAIFALMFTYYLWIKSVKTGSVMWSILTALSYFYMVSAWGGYVFIINLIPLHVFVLLLMGRFSRRIFIAYTTFYIVGLLLSMQIPFVGFQPIKTSEHMASAGVFALLYAYAILKYVQSFLTKAEFKLFFFLSATAAAGIIFLAVVGLTWAGYIHPWSGRFYSLWDTGYAKIHIPIIASVSEHQPTTWVSFFFDLHILACAFPVGVWYCVKDVNDERVFVVLYAIFASYFAGVMVRLMLTLTPIVCVLAAIAFSKTFEIYLKDDVPKTSVKETEKKTIDNKNDTLYDKVGKTKKVKEEKPKDQDGLGMNVKTIIVIALLMLLMLFAVHCTWVTSSAYSSPSIVLASYNHDGSRTILDDFREAYYWLRQNTHEKARIMSWWDYGYQIAGMGNRTTLVDNNTWNNSHIALVGKAMSSTEPEAYKIMRALDVDYVLVIFGGVIGYSGDDINKFLWMVRIAEGEHPKDIKESDYFTPQGEFRVDSAGSKVLLNCLMYKLSYYRFGELQLDFRSPAGYDRTRGVEIGNKNFDLTHMEEAYTTEHWLVRIYKVKDLENRQRVLNQKMPKIKTNKKKHSKKTSKRRTGFIKNKPKVKKGKKPKSKGTK